A window from Xiphophorus maculatus strain JP 163 A chromosome 17, X_maculatus-5.0-male, whole genome shotgun sequence encodes these proteins:
- the arid2 gene encoding AT-rich interactive domain-containing protein 2 isoform X1, with protein MANSTGKNLLDQRRKGQAFLDELRQFHQSRGSPFKKIPIVGGKELDLNALYIRVVSLGGFAKVSDKNQWAELGEEFNFPRSCSNAAFALRQYYLRYLEKYEKVHHFGEDDEEAQPGNPKAFLPVGAIPSSYNYQQHVVSDYLRQSYGLSTDFTQPCDYNKLVLSLLSGLPNEVDFAVNVCTLLSNESKHAMQLDKDPKLVTLLLAHTGVFDDSLGNFSAVFGTDWKEKTSRDFVRFWKEVVEDTEVRELIWDKSSSAQDGTFREDHWQSLFHPPRNPGTSDMEAQRVLQVAVILRNLSFEEANVKLLAANRTCLRFLLLCAHCNLISLRQLGLDTLGNVAAELQLDPVDFRTTHLIFHTITKCLMSRDRFLKMRAMEILGNLSKADDNGVLICEYVDQESYREVIMLLTLPDLMLLMASLEVLYLLAQLGEIPCSKIASVDHSIDLLVRLVSVDLHTFGPDALTAVRLIEHQANAEQAAEVRPQLVEQVPAAVQGATAPVTRVPVQSNVPPPGIVELDGEKFTLQWLNAHFETNPEGSVSRSEMYSEYLATCSKMGRGNILNSTGFLKCLRTVFPNHTMRRQDEAKASNPLQILLVGIRRRAIPLPIQLYYQQTQQQHQNPAAAPPPPVARHEAPGDPQAPPPGLPPGHPNPGPQFVRSLGVSNSTPPMASPAQESSRVNHPAVPRHPGPPQALPQLPPTLVRTAPGVQITMSAAAAQNHSPQNPAPPPVPQQQHSPMLPTGAPVTLFQPVPQGHILTARVQGVCSQVTQQPPLPQTLPVSGPQGGAPQVDAQCTATVSGPPSIQVGGSQAVGITGMANSQGSRVTFQNIAPKPAPNQSGGPTATLAPPNQQPQPQQSVVIVSPNPQQNAAYTPAIHQIVLANPSSIPGAQTVQIAGQPGAASSPCSPAASHSNTQVQSNQAVSHALSTIRQQQQPPPPPLQIISQTPPTQPTSTESSLIKQLLLPKRGPSTPGGKLILPAPQVPLPNNTIAPNPQVIYQNPSPQPVSVQLVPGQLPAAGAPPLQAVQLLPGQLISTSTPGGAAIIQAPTAAGQVTFTVVPNTGFTTSAAAVAAVSQGAVAPGVPPPPFSTGTVPHHVSTGAPLPPPLPAPLRGDKIICQKEEEAKDATGLHIHERKIEVMENSSLAEGDPSNNKTRNGDVAAGAKLLNGGKCVEPNLPPYHSGNSQGVLNGPVTESLSPNGKQALSPCPNAPLVGNADPKKTLVNGVCDFERGDSGGNFNKNIPNHIASKQYLGNGEVGASEKTSDQSLPSPPPPQQDTAKAQQAERLANGPQAAAHRPPSELTNGPLGPALGHGTPVLRQQLLPNSSLPCAVTSQNPAASPANGVASEPRGLKRPAENDERGPTAAATSSGIPSKVGVRIITISDPNNAGSSATMVAVPAGTDPSTVAKVAIENATQQRNCSPTQAAGATPTATPPPAPSSQPAAAGNHSPHLPAQQTPTSPTEPGRKAGQHFKCLWQSCKRWFETPSQVFYHAATQHGGKEVYGGHCLWEGCEPFPRQRLSFITHLQDKHCSREALLAGLKLEEQQAQSPNQTSSQTPPAAGSTPAQRAPKAIVNHPSAALMALRRGSRNLVFRDFTDEKEGPVTKHIRLTAALTLKNIAKHSDCGRMLVKRHETHLSVLALSNMEVSTTLAKCLYELTRSLQA; from the exons ATACCTGGAGAAGTACGAGAAGGTCCACCACTTCGGCGAGGACGATGAAGAGGCTCAGCCGGGGAATCCCAAAGCCTTCCTTCCAGTCGGTGCAATCCCCAGCTCCTACAACTACCAGCAGCACGTTGTATCAG ACTATCTCCGCCAAAGTTATGGGCTGTCTACGGACTTCACCCAGCCGTGCGACTACAACAAACTGGTGCTCTCGCTGCTGTCGGGCCTACCCAACGAAGTGGACTTTGCCGTTAACGTTTGCACGCTGCTCTCCAACGAGAGCAAGCACGCCATGCAGCTGGACAAGGACCCCAAGCTGGTCACGTTGCTGCTGGCCCACACCGGCGTCTTCGACGACT CTCTAGGAAACTTCTCTGCGGTGTTTGGGACAGACTGGAAGGAGAAAACGTCGCGCGACTTTGTTAGG TTCTggaaggaggtggtggaggacaCCGAGGTCAGAGAGCTGATCTGGGACAAGAGCAGCTCAGCACAAG ATGGTACGTTCCGGGAGGACCACTGGCAGAGTCTCTTCCACCCGCCGCGGAACCCAGGCACCAGTGACATGGAGGCCCAGCGGGTGCTGCAGGTCGCCGTCATCCTGCGAAACCTCTCCTTCGAGGAGGCCAACGTCAAGCTGCTGGCGGCCAACCGAACGTGCCTGCGCTTCCTTTTGCTCTGCGCCCACTGTAACCTCATCTCACTCCGACAGCTCGGGCTCGACACGCTGGGCAACGTGGCTGCTGAG CTCCAACTGGATCCCGTCGATTTTCGGACGACGCACCTGATCTTTCACACCATCACCAAATGCTTGATGTCCAGGGACAGGTTCCTCAAAATGAGAG CTATGGAGATCCTGGGTAACCTGAGCAAAGCGGACGATAACGGCGTGTTGATCTGCGAGTATGTGGACCAGGAGTCGTACAGGGAGGTGATCATGCTCCTCACTCTGCCGGACCTCATGCTCCTCATGGCCTCCTTGGAGGTTCTGTACCTGCTGGCCCAACTGGGAGAGATTCCTTGCAGCAAGATCGCGTCGGTTGACCACAGCATAG ACCTGTTGGTGCGGTTGGTGTCGGTAGACCTCCACACGTTCGGGCCCGACGCCCTGACGGCAGTGCGGTTGATCGAGCACCAGGCCAATGCCGAGCAGGCCGCCGAGGTCCGACCGCAGCTGGTGGAGCAGGTACCTGCAGCGGTGCAGGGGGCGACGGCACCGG TAACAAGAGTCCCTGTTCAGTCCAACGTACCACCACCTGGTATCGTTGAACTAGATGGGGAGAAGTTTACACTGCAGTG GCTGAACGCACACTTTGAGACGAACCCCGAGGGCTCGGTTTCACGATCCGAAATGTACTCCGAGTACCTGGCTACATGCAGCAAAATGGGACGTGGCAACATCTTGAACTCCACCGGCTTCCTAAAATGCCTGCG GACGGTGTTCCCCAACCACACTATGAGGCGGCAAGACGAGGCAAAAGCGAGCAACCCGCTTCAGATCCTCCTGGTGGGTATAAGGCGAAGAGCGATCCCTCTCCCCATCCAGCTGTACTACCAGCAAACCCAGCAGCAACACCAGAACCCGGCcgcagctcctccacctccagtAGCTCGACACGAAGCACCTGGAGATCCTCAAGCTCCACCACCAG GGTTACCGCCAGGACATCCTAATCCTGGACCACAGTTCGTGCGGTCCCTAGGTGTTTCTAATAGCACCCCACCCATGGCCTCGCCCGCACAGGAAAGTTCTCGTGTAAACCACCCAGCTGTTCCCCGTCACCCTGGTCCCCCACAGGCGTTGCCACAGTTACCCCCAACCCTGGTCCGAACAGCTCCAGGGGTACAGATCACAATGTCCGCTGCGGCCGCCCAAAATCACAGCCCACAGAACCCGGCGCCCCCTCCCGTGCCTCAGCAGCAGCACTCTCCCATGCTTCCCACAGGAGCTCCCGTCACGCTATTTCAGCCAGTACCACAAGGCCACATCCTCACCGCCCGGGTACAAGGTGTGTGCTCCCAGGTCACCCAGCAACCACCTCTGCCTCAAACCCTCCCCGTCTCTGGGCCTCAGGGTGGAGCCCCCCAGGTTGACGCCCAGTGTACTGCTACGGTTTCAGGACCCCCTTCCATCCAGGTGGGAGGCAGCCAGGCTGTAGGGATAACGGGCATGGCCAACTCCCAAGGTTCTCGcgtaacatttcaaaatattgcTCCCAAACCAGCACCAAACCAGTCAGGTGGGCCAACAGCCACGTTAGCCCCTCCCAACCAGCAGCCTCAGCCTCAACAGAGCGTAGTAATAGTCAGTCCCAATCCCCAGCAGAATGCAGCCTACACCCCAGCCATACACCAGATCGTTCTTGCCAACCCCTCCTCCATTCCCGGTGCCCAGACTGTCCAGATAGCGGGGCAGCCCGGAGCTGCTTCCAGTCCCTGCTCACCTGCTGCCTCTCACTCAAATACCCAGGTCCAGTCCAATCAAGCTGTCAGCCACGCACTGTCCACGATACGGCAACAGCAGCAGCCGCCGCCGCCTCCTCTCCAAATCATATCCCAAACTCCTCCCACTCAACCTACCTCCACTGAATCCAGCTTGATCAAACAGCTACTGCTTCCAAAGCGAGGGCCTTCTACCCCGGGAGGGAAGTTGATCCTGCCCGCCCCACAGGTCCCCCTTCCGAACAACACGATAGCCCCCAACCCACAGGTCATCTACCAGAACCCCTCTCCTCAGCCGGTCAGCGTCCAGCTGGTCCCTGGccagcttcctgctgcaggtGCACCGCCCCTCCAGGCGGTCCAGCTGCTGCCAGGGCAGCTCATCTCCACCAGTACGCCGGGCGGAGCTGCCATCATCCAGGCCCCCACAGCAGCCGGACAAGTCACGTTCACCGTGGTCCCCAACACTGGCTTCACCACCTCTGCTGCTGCCGTCGCCGCCGTCAGCCAGGGCGCTGTGGCTCCAGGTGTCCCGCCACCGCCGTTTTCTACTGGAACAGTCCCCCATCACGTCTCGACAGGCGCACCGCTCCCACCGCCACTGCCGGCTCCCCTCAGAGGAGACAAGATCATTTgtcagaaggaggaagaggccAAGGACGCCACAGGGCTGCATATCCACGAAAGGAAGATAGAGGTGATGGAGAACTCTTCGTTGGCAGAAGGAGACCCTTCGAACAACAAAACGAGGAACGGGGACGTCGCTGCAGGTGCCAAGCTACTAAACGGTGGGAAGTGCGTGGAGCCGAATCTACCTCCATATCACTCAGGGAACAGCCAGGGAGTACTCAACGGCCCGGTAACGGAGAGCCTCTCCCCCAATGGGAAGCAGGCTCTCTCTCCATGCCCAAACGCCCCTCTCGTGGGCAACGCCGACCCCAAAAAGACCCTGGTCAACGGGGTGTGTGACTTTGAGCGGGGCGATAGCGGTGgcaactttaacaaaaacattccaAATCACATTGCTTCCAAACAGTACTTGGGGAACGGGGAGGTGGGCGCCTCTGAAAAGACTTCAGATCAGAGTCTGCCCAGTCCGCCCCCTCCCCAGCAGGACACTGCCAAAGCCCAGCAGGCCGAGCGCCTGGCCAACGGACCCCAGGCTGCAGCTCACCGGCCGCCCTCGGAACTAACCAACGGACCTCTGGGGCCGGCGCTGGGGCACGGCACGCCTGTGCTCAGACAGCAACTGCTCCCCAACTCCTCGCTGCCCTGCGCCGTCACTTCGCAGAATCCCGCCGCCTCTCCGGCGAACGGCGTGGCCTCAGAGCCCCGGGGCCTCAAGAGGCCCGCCGAGAACGACGAGCGTGGCCCGACGGCGGCGGCGACTTCCTCCGGGATCCCCAGCAAGGTGGGAGTTCGGATCATCACCATCAGCGACCCCAACAATGCCGGCAGCAGCGCCACCATGGTGGCGGTGCCGGCAGGAACGGACCCAAGCACAGTAGCCAAAGTAGCAATAGAGAACGCCACTCAGCAGAGGAACTGCTCGCCTACACAAGCAGCTGGCGCCACG CCGACTGCCACCCCGCCCCCAGCTCCCTCCTCGCAGCCGGCAGCAGCAGGCAACCACAGTCCGCACCTCCCAGCGCAGCAGACCCCCACGTCGCCGACGGAACCGGGCAGGAAAGCAGGGCAGCACTTCAAGTGTCTGTGGCAGTCGTGTAAACG GTGGTTCGAAACGCCGTCTCAAGTGTTTTACCACGCAGCAACGCAACACGGAGGAAAAGAAGTGTATGGAGGGCATTGTCTGTGGGAGGGATGTGAACCTTTCCCCCGGCAGAGACTGTCCTTCATCACACATCTGCAG GACAAACACTGCTCCAGAGAGGCTTTGCTGGCTGGACTCAAACTAGAGGAGCAGCAAGCACAAAGTCCCAATCAGACATCTTCCCA GACTCCGCCAGCGGCAGGCAGCACTCCGGCACAACGAGCACCGAAAGCAATCGTCAATCATCCGAGCGCAGCTCTCATGGCCCTACGTAGAGGTTCTCGAAACTTGGTCTTCAGGGACTTCACA GACGAGAAGGAGGGACCGGTGACCAAACACATACGACTAACTGCTGCCTTAACTTTAAAGAACATCGCCAAGCACTCTGACTGTGGTCGCAT GTTGGTAAAAAGGCACGAGACGCACCTCTCTGTGCTCGCTTTAAGTAATATGGAGGTCTCCACCACGCTCGCCAAATGCCTTTATGAACTCACGCGCTCGCTTCAGGCTTAA
- the arid2 gene encoding AT-rich interactive domain-containing protein 2 isoform X2 — MLILAGAAAFSVSDKNQWAELGEEFNFPRSCSNAAFALRQYYLRYLEKYEKVHHFGEDDEEAQPGNPKAFLPVGAIPSSYNYQQHVVSDYLRQSYGLSTDFTQPCDYNKLVLSLLSGLPNEVDFAVNVCTLLSNESKHAMQLDKDPKLVTLLLAHTGVFDDSLGNFSAVFGTDWKEKTSRDFVRFWKEVVEDTEVRELIWDKSSSAQDGTFREDHWQSLFHPPRNPGTSDMEAQRVLQVAVILRNLSFEEANVKLLAANRTCLRFLLLCAHCNLISLRQLGLDTLGNVAAELQLDPVDFRTTHLIFHTITKCLMSRDRFLKMRAMEILGNLSKADDNGVLICEYVDQESYREVIMLLTLPDLMLLMASLEVLYLLAQLGEIPCSKIASVDHSIDLLVRLVSVDLHTFGPDALTAVRLIEHQANAEQAAEVRPQLVEQVPAAVQGATAPVTRVPVQSNVPPPGIVELDGEKFTLQWLNAHFETNPEGSVSRSEMYSEYLATCSKMGRGNILNSTGFLKCLRTVFPNHTMRRQDEAKASNPLQILLVGIRRRAIPLPIQLYYQQTQQQHQNPAAAPPPPVARHEAPGDPQAPPPGLPPGHPNPGPQFVRSLGVSNSTPPMASPAQESSRVNHPAVPRHPGPPQALPQLPPTLVRTAPGVQITMSAAAAQNHSPQNPAPPPVPQQQHSPMLPTGAPVTLFQPVPQGHILTARVQGVCSQVTQQPPLPQTLPVSGPQGGAPQVDAQCTATVSGPPSIQVGGSQAVGITGMANSQGSRVTFQNIAPKPAPNQSGGPTATLAPPNQQPQPQQSVVIVSPNPQQNAAYTPAIHQIVLANPSSIPGAQTVQIAGQPGAASSPCSPAASHSNTQVQSNQAVSHALSTIRQQQQPPPPPLQIISQTPPTQPTSTESSLIKQLLLPKRGPSTPGGKLILPAPQVPLPNNTIAPNPQVIYQNPSPQPVSVQLVPGQLPAAGAPPLQAVQLLPGQLISTSTPGGAAIIQAPTAAGQVTFTVVPNTGFTTSAAAVAAVSQGAVAPGVPPPPFSTGTVPHHVSTGAPLPPPLPAPLRGDKIICQKEEEAKDATGLHIHERKIEVMENSSLAEGDPSNNKTRNGDVAAGAKLLNGGKCVEPNLPPYHSGNSQGVLNGPVTESLSPNGKQALSPCPNAPLVGNADPKKTLVNGVCDFERGDSGGNFNKNIPNHIASKQYLGNGEVGASEKTSDQSLPSPPPPQQDTAKAQQAERLANGPQAAAHRPPSELTNGPLGPALGHGTPVLRQQLLPNSSLPCAVTSQNPAASPANGVASEPRGLKRPAENDERGPTAAATSSGIPSKVGVRIITISDPNNAGSSATMVAVPAGTDPSTVAKVAIENATQQRNCSPTQAAGATPTATPPPAPSSQPAAAGNHSPHLPAQQTPTSPTEPGRKAGQHFKCLWQSCKRWFETPSQVFYHAATQHGGKEVYGGHCLWEGCEPFPRQRLSFITHLQDKHCSREALLAGLKLEEQQAQSPNQTSSQTPPAAGSTPAQRAPKAIVNHPSAALMALRRGSRNLVFRDFTDEKEGPVTKHIRLTAALTLKNIAKHSDCGRMLVKRHETHLSVLALSNMEVSTTLAKCLYELTRSLQA; from the exons ATACCTGGAGAAGTACGAGAAGGTCCACCACTTCGGCGAGGACGATGAAGAGGCTCAGCCGGGGAATCCCAAAGCCTTCCTTCCAGTCGGTGCAATCCCCAGCTCCTACAACTACCAGCAGCACGTTGTATCAG ACTATCTCCGCCAAAGTTATGGGCTGTCTACGGACTTCACCCAGCCGTGCGACTACAACAAACTGGTGCTCTCGCTGCTGTCGGGCCTACCCAACGAAGTGGACTTTGCCGTTAACGTTTGCACGCTGCTCTCCAACGAGAGCAAGCACGCCATGCAGCTGGACAAGGACCCCAAGCTGGTCACGTTGCTGCTGGCCCACACCGGCGTCTTCGACGACT CTCTAGGAAACTTCTCTGCGGTGTTTGGGACAGACTGGAAGGAGAAAACGTCGCGCGACTTTGTTAGG TTCTggaaggaggtggtggaggacaCCGAGGTCAGAGAGCTGATCTGGGACAAGAGCAGCTCAGCACAAG ATGGTACGTTCCGGGAGGACCACTGGCAGAGTCTCTTCCACCCGCCGCGGAACCCAGGCACCAGTGACATGGAGGCCCAGCGGGTGCTGCAGGTCGCCGTCATCCTGCGAAACCTCTCCTTCGAGGAGGCCAACGTCAAGCTGCTGGCGGCCAACCGAACGTGCCTGCGCTTCCTTTTGCTCTGCGCCCACTGTAACCTCATCTCACTCCGACAGCTCGGGCTCGACACGCTGGGCAACGTGGCTGCTGAG CTCCAACTGGATCCCGTCGATTTTCGGACGACGCACCTGATCTTTCACACCATCACCAAATGCTTGATGTCCAGGGACAGGTTCCTCAAAATGAGAG CTATGGAGATCCTGGGTAACCTGAGCAAAGCGGACGATAACGGCGTGTTGATCTGCGAGTATGTGGACCAGGAGTCGTACAGGGAGGTGATCATGCTCCTCACTCTGCCGGACCTCATGCTCCTCATGGCCTCCTTGGAGGTTCTGTACCTGCTGGCCCAACTGGGAGAGATTCCTTGCAGCAAGATCGCGTCGGTTGACCACAGCATAG ACCTGTTGGTGCGGTTGGTGTCGGTAGACCTCCACACGTTCGGGCCCGACGCCCTGACGGCAGTGCGGTTGATCGAGCACCAGGCCAATGCCGAGCAGGCCGCCGAGGTCCGACCGCAGCTGGTGGAGCAGGTACCTGCAGCGGTGCAGGGGGCGACGGCACCGG TAACAAGAGTCCCTGTTCAGTCCAACGTACCACCACCTGGTATCGTTGAACTAGATGGGGAGAAGTTTACACTGCAGTG GCTGAACGCACACTTTGAGACGAACCCCGAGGGCTCGGTTTCACGATCCGAAATGTACTCCGAGTACCTGGCTACATGCAGCAAAATGGGACGTGGCAACATCTTGAACTCCACCGGCTTCCTAAAATGCCTGCG GACGGTGTTCCCCAACCACACTATGAGGCGGCAAGACGAGGCAAAAGCGAGCAACCCGCTTCAGATCCTCCTGGTGGGTATAAGGCGAAGAGCGATCCCTCTCCCCATCCAGCTGTACTACCAGCAAACCCAGCAGCAACACCAGAACCCGGCcgcagctcctccacctccagtAGCTCGACACGAAGCACCTGGAGATCCTCAAGCTCCACCACCAG GGTTACCGCCAGGACATCCTAATCCTGGACCACAGTTCGTGCGGTCCCTAGGTGTTTCTAATAGCACCCCACCCATGGCCTCGCCCGCACAGGAAAGTTCTCGTGTAAACCACCCAGCTGTTCCCCGTCACCCTGGTCCCCCACAGGCGTTGCCACAGTTACCCCCAACCCTGGTCCGAACAGCTCCAGGGGTACAGATCACAATGTCCGCTGCGGCCGCCCAAAATCACAGCCCACAGAACCCGGCGCCCCCTCCCGTGCCTCAGCAGCAGCACTCTCCCATGCTTCCCACAGGAGCTCCCGTCACGCTATTTCAGCCAGTACCACAAGGCCACATCCTCACCGCCCGGGTACAAGGTGTGTGCTCCCAGGTCACCCAGCAACCACCTCTGCCTCAAACCCTCCCCGTCTCTGGGCCTCAGGGTGGAGCCCCCCAGGTTGACGCCCAGTGTACTGCTACGGTTTCAGGACCCCCTTCCATCCAGGTGGGAGGCAGCCAGGCTGTAGGGATAACGGGCATGGCCAACTCCCAAGGTTCTCGcgtaacatttcaaaatattgcTCCCAAACCAGCACCAAACCAGTCAGGTGGGCCAACAGCCACGTTAGCCCCTCCCAACCAGCAGCCTCAGCCTCAACAGAGCGTAGTAATAGTCAGTCCCAATCCCCAGCAGAATGCAGCCTACACCCCAGCCATACACCAGATCGTTCTTGCCAACCCCTCCTCCATTCCCGGTGCCCAGACTGTCCAGATAGCGGGGCAGCCCGGAGCTGCTTCCAGTCCCTGCTCACCTGCTGCCTCTCACTCAAATACCCAGGTCCAGTCCAATCAAGCTGTCAGCCACGCACTGTCCACGATACGGCAACAGCAGCAGCCGCCGCCGCCTCCTCTCCAAATCATATCCCAAACTCCTCCCACTCAACCTACCTCCACTGAATCCAGCTTGATCAAACAGCTACTGCTTCCAAAGCGAGGGCCTTCTACCCCGGGAGGGAAGTTGATCCTGCCCGCCCCACAGGTCCCCCTTCCGAACAACACGATAGCCCCCAACCCACAGGTCATCTACCAGAACCCCTCTCCTCAGCCGGTCAGCGTCCAGCTGGTCCCTGGccagcttcctgctgcaggtGCACCGCCCCTCCAGGCGGTCCAGCTGCTGCCAGGGCAGCTCATCTCCACCAGTACGCCGGGCGGAGCTGCCATCATCCAGGCCCCCACAGCAGCCGGACAAGTCACGTTCACCGTGGTCCCCAACACTGGCTTCACCACCTCTGCTGCTGCCGTCGCCGCCGTCAGCCAGGGCGCTGTGGCTCCAGGTGTCCCGCCACCGCCGTTTTCTACTGGAACAGTCCCCCATCACGTCTCGACAGGCGCACCGCTCCCACCGCCACTGCCGGCTCCCCTCAGAGGAGACAAGATCATTTgtcagaaggaggaagaggccAAGGACGCCACAGGGCTGCATATCCACGAAAGGAAGATAGAGGTGATGGAGAACTCTTCGTTGGCAGAAGGAGACCCTTCGAACAACAAAACGAGGAACGGGGACGTCGCTGCAGGTGCCAAGCTACTAAACGGTGGGAAGTGCGTGGAGCCGAATCTACCTCCATATCACTCAGGGAACAGCCAGGGAGTACTCAACGGCCCGGTAACGGAGAGCCTCTCCCCCAATGGGAAGCAGGCTCTCTCTCCATGCCCAAACGCCCCTCTCGTGGGCAACGCCGACCCCAAAAAGACCCTGGTCAACGGGGTGTGTGACTTTGAGCGGGGCGATAGCGGTGgcaactttaacaaaaacattccaAATCACATTGCTTCCAAACAGTACTTGGGGAACGGGGAGGTGGGCGCCTCTGAAAAGACTTCAGATCAGAGTCTGCCCAGTCCGCCCCCTCCCCAGCAGGACACTGCCAAAGCCCAGCAGGCCGAGCGCCTGGCCAACGGACCCCAGGCTGCAGCTCACCGGCCGCCCTCGGAACTAACCAACGGACCTCTGGGGCCGGCGCTGGGGCACGGCACGCCTGTGCTCAGACAGCAACTGCTCCCCAACTCCTCGCTGCCCTGCGCCGTCACTTCGCAGAATCCCGCCGCCTCTCCGGCGAACGGCGTGGCCTCAGAGCCCCGGGGCCTCAAGAGGCCCGCCGAGAACGACGAGCGTGGCCCGACGGCGGCGGCGACTTCCTCCGGGATCCCCAGCAAGGTGGGAGTTCGGATCATCACCATCAGCGACCCCAACAATGCCGGCAGCAGCGCCACCATGGTGGCGGTGCCGGCAGGAACGGACCCAAGCACAGTAGCCAAAGTAGCAATAGAGAACGCCACTCAGCAGAGGAACTGCTCGCCTACACAAGCAGCTGGCGCCACG CCGACTGCCACCCCGCCCCCAGCTCCCTCCTCGCAGCCGGCAGCAGCAGGCAACCACAGTCCGCACCTCCCAGCGCAGCAGACCCCCACGTCGCCGACGGAACCGGGCAGGAAAGCAGGGCAGCACTTCAAGTGTCTGTGGCAGTCGTGTAAACG GTGGTTCGAAACGCCGTCTCAAGTGTTTTACCACGCAGCAACGCAACACGGAGGAAAAGAAGTGTATGGAGGGCATTGTCTGTGGGAGGGATGTGAACCTTTCCCCCGGCAGAGACTGTCCTTCATCACACATCTGCAG GACAAACACTGCTCCAGAGAGGCTTTGCTGGCTGGACTCAAACTAGAGGAGCAGCAAGCACAAAGTCCCAATCAGACATCTTCCCA GACTCCGCCAGCGGCAGGCAGCACTCCGGCACAACGAGCACCGAAAGCAATCGTCAATCATCCGAGCGCAGCTCTCATGGCCCTACGTAGAGGTTCTCGAAACTTGGTCTTCAGGGACTTCACA GACGAGAAGGAGGGACCGGTGACCAAACACATACGACTAACTGCTGCCTTAACTTTAAAGAACATCGCCAAGCACTCTGACTGTGGTCGCAT GTTGGTAAAAAGGCACGAGACGCACCTCTCTGTGCTCGCTTTAAGTAATATGGAGGTCTCCACCACGCTCGCCAAATGCCTTTATGAACTCACGCGCTCGCTTCAGGCTTAA